A genomic stretch from Achromobacter spanius includes:
- a CDS encoding glutamine amidotransferase: MTAAISPALPVLILHTGDPEDTLKSQFGGYAEQLKEAAGLAADAVEIVSVHEGQRPQPPAHYRAALITGSPAMVTDKEPWSEDTAAWLREAAAAELPMFGVCYGHQLLAYALGGKVGYNPAGREVGTQTVELLPPASGDKLLASLPRTFPAQMLHAQTVLQPPPGSAVLARSDLDEHQMIRIGRNVFSTQFHPEFGPDFVRAHLDRYSRRYAAENLDIPDLTANVRATPVAGGLLRRFLDAYAPA; the protein is encoded by the coding sequence ATGACCGCTGCAATATCCCCTGCCCTGCCCGTCTTGATCCTGCACACCGGCGATCCGGAAGACACACTTAAAAGCCAGTTCGGCGGCTATGCCGAACAATTGAAAGAAGCGGCCGGACTGGCCGCCGACGCCGTCGAAATCGTCTCCGTCCACGAGGGCCAACGCCCCCAGCCCCCCGCCCACTACCGCGCCGCGCTGATCACGGGTTCGCCCGCCATGGTCACGGACAAGGAACCCTGGAGCGAAGACACCGCCGCGTGGCTGCGCGAAGCCGCCGCCGCTGAACTGCCCATGTTCGGCGTTTGCTATGGCCACCAGTTGCTGGCGTATGCGCTGGGCGGCAAGGTGGGCTACAACCCGGCGGGCCGCGAAGTCGGCACCCAAACCGTCGAATTGCTGCCGCCAGCCTCTGGCGACAAGCTGCTGGCCAGCCTGCCTCGCACCTTCCCCGCGCAGATGCTGCATGCCCAGACCGTGTTGCAACCACCGCCCGGCTCGGCCGTGCTGGCGCGCTCGGACCTGGACGAGCACCAAATGATCCGCATCGGCCGTAACGTCTTTTCCACCCAGTTCCATCCCGAATTCGGCCCTGATTTCGTGCGCGCCCACCTGGACCGCTACAGCCGCCGGTACGCGGCCGAAAACCTGGATATTCCCGACCTGACGGCGAACGTGCGCGCCACTCCGGTGGCGGGCGGGCTGCTGCGCCGTTTCCTGGACGCCTACGCGCCCGCCTGA
- the ppsA gene encoding phosphoenolpyruvate synthase produces the protein MSYVVLFEQLRMTDVDSVGGKNASLGEMISQLSGAGVRVPGGFATTADAFRDFLKASGLDQRIAERLTTLNPEDVRELANAGAQIRQWIVEAPFSAEFEAQIRAAFAKLDADGKGSFAVRSSATAEDLPDASFAGQQETFLNVVGIDDVLDKIRHVFASLYNDRAISYRVHKGYAHADVALSAGIQRMVRSDKGSAGVMFTIDTESGFEDVVFITSSYGLGETVVQGAVNPDEFYVFKPTLAQGKFPIVGRRIGSKLIKMEFDPERPEGRAVRTVDVPVSERNRYSLTDDEVNELARYAVIIEQHYKRPMDIEWGRDGVDGKIYILQARPETVKSQQGVNDVQQRYRLKATGQVLITGRAIGQKIGAGPVRVVGDISDMDKVQPGDVLVTDMTDPNWEPVMKRAAAIVTNRGGRTCHAAIIARELGIPAVVGCGNATDLLKEGQAVTVSCAEGDEGRIYDGLIETEVEEVRRGEMPAIDLKIMMNVGNPQLAFDFAQIPNGGVGLARLEFIINNNIGIHPKAVLDYPNVDGELKKAVESAARGHASPRAFFVEKMAEGVATIAAAFYPKPVIVRMSDFKSNEYRKLVGGSRYEPEEENPMLGFRGASRYIAEDFAECFRMECEALKKVRDDMGLTNVEIMVPFVRTLGQAEKVVNLLAKHGLARGENGLKLIMMCEVPSNAILADEFLQFFDGFSIGSNDMTQLTLGLDRDSGMELLAADFDERDEAVKFMLRRAIKACLAANKYVGICGQGPSDHPDFAQWLKDEGILSMSLNPDTVVDTWQRLAKQ, from the coding sequence ATGTCGTATGTTGTTTTGTTCGAGCAGCTCCGCATGACGGACGTGGACTCGGTAGGAGGCAAGAACGCATCACTAGGCGAAATGATCAGCCAGCTGTCTGGCGCGGGCGTCCGCGTGCCGGGCGGCTTTGCCACGACCGCCGACGCTTTCCGCGATTTCCTGAAGGCTTCGGGCTTGGATCAGCGCATTGCTGAACGCCTGACCACGCTGAACCCCGAAGACGTGCGCGAACTGGCCAACGCCGGTGCGCAGATTCGCCAATGGATCGTCGAAGCGCCGTTCTCGGCTGAATTCGAAGCACAAATCCGTGCAGCCTTTGCCAAGCTCGACGCTGACGGCAAGGGCTCGTTTGCGGTGCGCTCATCCGCCACGGCGGAAGACCTGCCCGATGCGTCCTTTGCCGGCCAGCAGGAAACCTTCCTGAACGTCGTGGGCATCGATGACGTGCTGGACAAGATCCGCCACGTGTTCGCCTCGCTGTACAACGACCGCGCCATTTCCTATCGCGTGCACAAGGGCTACGCCCACGCCGATGTGGCCCTGTCGGCCGGCATCCAGCGCATGGTGCGTTCCGACAAGGGCAGCGCCGGCGTCATGTTCACCATCGACACCGAATCCGGCTTTGAAGACGTCGTGTTCATCACGTCGTCGTACGGCCTGGGCGAAACCGTGGTGCAAGGCGCGGTCAACCCCGACGAGTTCTACGTCTTCAAGCCCACGCTGGCCCAAGGCAAGTTCCCCATCGTTGGCCGTCGCATCGGCTCCAAGCTGATCAAGATGGAATTCGACCCCGAGCGTCCGGAAGGCCGCGCCGTGCGTACCGTGGACGTGCCCGTGTCCGAGCGCAACCGCTACTCGCTGACCGACGACGAGGTCAATGAACTGGCCCGCTATGCCGTCATCATCGAACAGCACTACAAGCGCCCGATGGACATCGAATGGGGCCGTGACGGTGTCGACGGCAAGATCTACATCCTGCAAGCGCGCCCGGAAACGGTGAAGTCGCAGCAGGGCGTGAACGATGTGCAGCAACGCTACCGCCTGAAGGCCACCGGCCAGGTCCTGATCACCGGCCGCGCAATCGGTCAGAAGATCGGCGCAGGCCCCGTGCGCGTGGTGGGCGACATCTCCGACATGGACAAGGTCCAGCCGGGCGACGTGCTGGTCACCGACATGACGGACCCCAACTGGGAACCCGTGATGAAGCGTGCCGCGGCCATCGTGACGAACCGTGGCGGCCGTACCTGCCACGCCGCGATCATTGCGCGCGAACTGGGCATTCCGGCTGTGGTGGGTTGCGGTAACGCCACCGACCTGCTGAAGGAAGGCCAGGCCGTGACCGTGTCTTGCGCGGAAGGCGACGAAGGCCGCATCTATGACGGCCTGATCGAAACCGAAGTGGAAGAAGTGCGCCGCGGCGAAATGCCCGCCATCGATCTGAAGATCATGATGAACGTGGGCAACCCGCAACTGGCCTTCGACTTCGCGCAGATTCCGAACGGCGGCGTGGGCCTGGCGCGTCTGGAATTCATCATCAACAACAACATCGGCATCCACCCGAAGGCAGTCCTGGACTACCCGAACGTGGACGGCGAACTGAAGAAGGCCGTGGAATCGGCCGCCCGTGGGCATGCCAGCCCGCGCGCGTTCTTCGTTGAAAAGATGGCCGAAGGCGTGGCGACGATTGCCGCTGCGTTCTACCCGAAGCCAGTCATCGTGCGCATGTCGGACTTCAAGTCCAACGAATACCGCAAGCTGGTGGGCGGTTCGCGCTACGAGCCCGAGGAAGAGAACCCCATGCTGGGCTTCCGTGGCGCATCGCGCTACATCGCCGAGGACTTCGCCGAGTGCTTCCGCATGGAATGCGAAGCGCTGAAGAAGGTTCGCGACGACATGGGCCTGACCAACGTTGAAATCATGGTGCCGTTCGTGCGCACGCTGGGTCAGGCCGAGAAGGTTGTGAACCTGCTGGCCAAGCACGGCCTGGCGCGCGGTGAAAACGGCCTGAAGCTGATCATGATGTGCGAAGTGCCGTCCAACGCCATCCTGGCCGACGAATTCCTGCAATTCTTCGACGGCTTCTCGATCGGTTCCAACGACATGACCCAGCTCACCCTGGGCCTGGACCGCGATTCCGGCATGGAGCTCCTGGCCGCCGACTTCGACGAACGCGACGAAGCCGTGAAGTTCATGCTGCGCCGCGCGATCAAGGCTTGCCTGGCCGCCAACAAGTACGTGGGTATCTGCGGCCAAGGCCCCAGCGACCACCCGGACTTCGCGCAGTGGTTGAAGGACGAGGGCATTCTGTCGATGTCGCTCAACCCGGATACCGTGGTCGACACCTGGCAGCGCCTGGCCAAGCAATAA
- a CDS encoding NfeD family protein, whose amino-acid sequence MWIWLGLAALALIGELATGTFYLLLVALGLAAAGAAAWFGSGLEWQLVACGVVLLLGLLVLRKTRVLKKREVNSARNADVNLDIGQTVSVDSWSEHGTTRVWYRGAHWQAELAPGQTPAAGEYIITELRGSTLVLTPMAAPGTAR is encoded by the coding sequence ATGTGGATCTGGCTGGGATTGGCCGCGCTGGCCCTTATCGGGGAATTGGCGACGGGTACTTTCTATCTGCTGCTGGTGGCCCTGGGGCTGGCGGCAGCCGGGGCCGCCGCCTGGTTCGGCAGTGGCCTGGAATGGCAATTGGTGGCGTGTGGCGTGGTGTTGCTGCTGGGCTTGCTGGTGTTGCGCAAGACGCGCGTGCTGAAAAAGCGCGAGGTCAATTCCGCGCGTAACGCCGATGTGAATCTGGACATCGGCCAGACGGTTTCCGTGGATTCGTGGTCCGAACACGGCACCACCCGCGTCTGGTATCGCGGCGCCCATTGGCAGGCAGAACTGGCGCCGGGGCAAACGCCCGCCGCCGGCGAATACATCATTACCGAACTGCGCGGCTCGACCCTGGTGCTGACGCCCATGGCCGCGCCGGGTACGGCAAGGTAG
- a CDS encoding bifunctional transcriptional activator/DNA repair enzyme AdaA, translating into MSHAAAPLSKQHAAAVERACRALEAEQPPDLNTLAEQAGMSRFHFHRVFKAATGITPKAYANALRASRARLQLERSASVTDAMYDAGFNSSGRFYEAAPAILGMTPTAFRKNGAGIDIRFAVAQCSLGALLVAATGTGICEIALDADPEQLVRNLQDRFKAARLIGADDEFETWVAAVVGFVEDPSRGLDLPLDVRGTAFQRRVWEALRDIPVGTTATYSQVAERIGSPRAVRAVARACATNSIALAIPCHRVVRTDGSMAGYRWGVDRKRELIARELKAA; encoded by the coding sequence ATGAGCCACGCCGCCGCCCCCTTGAGCAAACAGCACGCTGCCGCCGTCGAGCGCGCCTGCCGCGCCCTGGAGGCCGAGCAGCCGCCCGACCTGAACACGCTGGCCGAACAGGCCGGCATGAGCCGCTTTCACTTTCACCGCGTCTTCAAGGCAGCTACGGGCATCACCCCCAAGGCCTACGCCAACGCGCTGCGCGCCAGCCGCGCGCGCCTGCAATTGGAACGCAGCGCCAGCGTCACCGACGCGATGTATGACGCGGGCTTCAATTCCAGCGGCCGCTTCTACGAGGCCGCCCCCGCCATCCTGGGCATGACGCCCACTGCCTTCCGCAAAAACGGCGCGGGCATCGACATCCGCTTCGCGGTGGCGCAGTGCTCGCTGGGCGCGCTGCTGGTGGCGGCCACCGGTACCGGCATCTGCGAGATCGCCCTGGACGCCGACCCCGAACAACTGGTGCGTAACTTGCAAGACCGCTTCAAGGCCGCCCGGCTGATCGGGGCCGACGACGAATTCGAAACCTGGGTGGCGGCCGTGGTGGGCTTTGTTGAAGACCCGTCGCGCGGGCTGGACCTGCCCCTGGACGTGCGCGGCACCGCCTTCCAGCGCCGGGTGTGGGAAGCGCTGCGCGACATTCCCGTGGGCACCACCGCCACCTACTCGCAAGTGGCCGAACGCATCGGCTCGCCGCGCGCCGTGCGGGCGGTGGCACGCGCCTGCGCCACCAACAGCATCGCGCTGGCCATCCCTTGCCATCGCGTCGTCCGCACCGACGGGTCGATGGCGGGCTATCGCTGGGGCGTGGACCGCAAGCGCGAGTTGATCGCGCGCGAATTGAAGGCGGCCTAG